Genomic window (Kosakonia sp. BYX6):
TCACTCACCGTCCAGCGTTTTTGCGGAGAGGCATGCAGGGCGGTAATTAATTTTTCGATATGCAATAACTGGCTATCCTTTATTCCATTTTCAGAAATAAGACAAATCCACTGATATATTATTTTGGTAAGAAAGGCCACTGCCAGGTTATTTTTCATCGGATCGCGGCTGGCGATAAGCGTCGCGACATTACTGAGTTCCTGATTAAACACGCTGCCATTATAAATAATAGCCTGCTGTAATAATGGTATTTCCATAACGCTGGTAGGGATAAACTCCATCCAGTATTGTTCCCAAAGTAAACCGTCGCAATGATATTTTTTTATATCGGTTGGCTTTAAGAATATAACGCAATTTCCATTGAGGGTAATTTCAATATCGCCTTTAAGGTATATTTTCCCGCAGCCTTGCAGGGTGTAAATCGCCACCCAGGAGTTAGCAATCAGCGGCTTTTTCTTATCACGAGGCCAGTAAACCCGGTAGCTTTCATCCGCAAGTGTGTGCCAGAGTGAAATGAGCGTAATTCCGCTTGAGATCACATTTTCTTCAAGAACCAGCGGAATATTGTAAGTAGTTTCGGTTTTTACATCCGAAAAATAATTTTTTCCATTCATTTTATTTTCTCCGCGGAGAATTATGCCCACAACCTGACCCGTGAAATCTAGCAGAAAAATCTCAGGCCAGGGAAATAATGGTTCTATTTTGAGATGTACCACCGCCTGTACATAATCATTAATAAGGGCAATAAAAATGAATATGCAGCAAATTGTGAGCTTTATTGCATTTACTCTGCTGGTCGCATTCATTACCTGGTGGAAGTTACGCAAGGCCGATACCGGTTCGCAGCAGGGATATTTTCTGGCAGGACGTTCCCTGAAAGCGCCGGTCATTGCCGCGTCGTTGATGCTGACCAACCTGTCGACCGAGCAACTGGTCGGGCTGACCGGCCAGGCGTACCGCAGCGGTATGTCGGTGATGGCCTGGGAGGTTATCTCGGCGATTCCGCTGATCTTCCTGGCGCTG
Coding sequences:
- a CDS encoding AraC family transcriptional regulator, with the translated sequence MNGKNYFSDVKTETTYNIPLVLEENVISSGITLISLWHTLADESYRVYWPRDKKKPLIANSWVAIYTLQGCGKIYLKGDIEITLNGNCVIFLKPTDIKKYHCDGLLWEQYWMEFIPTSVMEIPLLQQAIIYNGSVFNQELSNVATLIASRDPMKNNLAVAFLTKIIYQWICLISENGIKDSQLLHIEKLITALHASPQKRWTVSEMAQWMQCSEPWLRRLFLRYTGKTPKEYYLDARLELAQSLLKQEGNSIAHIADMLNFFDSFHFSKAFKQKFGYAPSAVRKMPNRHPDDAGDEKP